In the Myxococcota bacterium genome, one interval contains:
- the meaB gene encoding methylmalonyl Co-A mutase-associated GTPase MeaB encodes MPPELVQRLRAGDRGAVAEALNLADDRRPAKRAEALALLDALDQDAPFPGAARVGVTGAPGAGKSTLLDALVRGLRRRDATVAVVAVDPSSQRTGGALLGDRIRMRSGAGDPGVFIRSMAARDRLGGLAESTWAAVSILAASFDHVFVETVGVGQSEGEIAALADSLLFVANPGGGDTLQFMKAGILELPDLFAVNKADVGPLAERTARELEGGLRLTERDPKDWAPPVELVSARDGTGIDALLDLLDTHREHALAAGQLAARRESGRRRFVVESLRRRFGSFGLERVGGVAGVEDQLNQSTDESAFAALARLTRTLEERLGGA; translated from the coding sequence CTGCCGCCTGAGCTCGTCCAACGCCTGCGCGCAGGGGACCGCGGCGCCGTCGCGGAGGCGCTGAACCTCGCCGACGATCGGCGTCCCGCGAAGCGCGCCGAAGCGCTCGCCCTGCTCGACGCCCTCGACCAGGACGCACCGTTCCCGGGAGCGGCGCGGGTGGGCGTGACCGGTGCGCCCGGCGCTGGGAAGTCCACGCTGCTCGACGCGCTGGTGCGCGGCTTGCGCCGACGCGACGCGACCGTCGCCGTCGTCGCCGTCGACCCCTCGAGCCAGCGCACCGGCGGCGCGCTCCTCGGCGACCGGATCCGCATGCGCTCGGGGGCGGGGGACCCGGGCGTGTTCATCCGTTCGATGGCCGCGCGCGACCGGCTCGGCGGTCTCGCCGAGAGCACCTGGGCCGCGGTCTCGATCCTCGCCGCCAGCTTCGACCACGTCTTCGTCGAGACCGTCGGCGTGGGTCAATCCGAAGGCGAGATCGCGGCACTCGCCGACTCCCTGCTCTTCGTGGCCAACCCGGGCGGCGGTGACACCCTCCAGTTCATGAAGGCCGGCATCCTCGAGTTGCCGGACCTCTTCGCCGTGAACAAGGCCGACGTCGGACCGCTCGCCGAGCGCACGGCGCGCGAGCTCGAAGGCGGTCTGCGGCTCACCGAGCGCGACCCCAAGGACTGGGCGCCGCCCGTCGAACTGGTGTCCGCCCGCGACGGGACGGGCATCGATGCCCTGCTCGACCTGCTCGACACCCACAGGGAACACGCCCTGGCCGCCGGACAGCTCGCGGCGCGCCGCGAGAGTGGACGCCGGCGGTTCGTGGTCGAGAGTCTGCGGCGTCGCTTCGGCAGCTTCGGCCTCGAGCGCGTCGGCGGCGTCGCCGGGGTCGAAGACCAGCTGAAC